Proteins from a single region of Candidatus Poribacteria bacterium:
- a CDS encoding GAF domain-containing protein, giving the protein MAVPMRGREDTLGVLIVADKEGRGGTTLDFTDEDRVLLEAFANQAGVAIENAQLYQEALEGRQLQAE; this is encoded by the coding sequence CGTGAAGATACGTTAGGAGTGCTGATTGTCGCGGATAAGGAGGGACGAGGAGGGACTACCCTAGATTTTACTGACGAAGATAGGGTGCTGCTTGAAGCTTTTGCCAATCAGGCGGGGGTGGCAATCGAAAATGCACAACTCTATCAAGAAGCACTAGAAGGGCGTCAACTACAGGCGGAGA